In Crassostrea angulata isolate pt1a10 chromosome 6, ASM2561291v2, whole genome shotgun sequence, a genomic segment contains:
- the LOC128186651 gene encoding uncharacterized protein K02A2.6-like yields MLKAEWESSPNDPCIRSYFVNRDKLTIAPTENGSNLLFENRLVIPEHLQKTVVELAHEGHQGIVKTNQLLRDKVWFPGINQLVEEICKKCIPCAASTPTKHHKPLQMTEIPDEPWSRVSADFCGPFPTGEYLLVVIDDHSRYPVVEVLRSTSARSVIPLFDKIFSLFGIPEELKTDNGPPFQSFEFRQFAEQLGFKHHRITPLWPKANGEAERFMRTLGKAIRTAHIESKNWKQEMFTFLRNYRATSDSTTNLSPAESLLNRKMRTKLPQMKEKKKKLIDIFSKDRQAKEKMKVYADTRNNAKESYIKEGDTVLVKTPKENKLSTPFSSKPYIVKERNGSQITAERGGKTIVRNSSHYKKIKVDPDTLKDQEEGKDELEEIQIPNTPTIIEPDKDPLPYVRNRPTRAAKQPKYLKDYVLT; encoded by the coding sequence ATGCTCAAAGCAGAATGGGAATCATCTCCAAATGATCCCTGCATTCGATCATACTTCGTCAACCGCGACAAACTTACCATCGCTCCTACTGAAAACGGAAGCAATCTACTCTTCGAAAACCGTCTCGTCATACCAGAACACCTACAGAAGACAGTTGTAGAACTTGCGCACGAGGGTCACCAAGGAATAGTGAAGACAAATCAACTTCTACGAGACAAAGTATGGTTTCCTGGAATCAACCAGCTAGTCGAAGAGATCTGTAAGAAATGCATACCCTGTGCTGCTAGTACTCCAACAAAACATCACAAACCACTACAGATGACAGAAATACCTGATGAACCCTGGTCTCGTGTTTCCGCTGATTTTTGTGGTCCGTTTCCAACAGGAGAGTACCTATTGGTTGTGATAGATGACCATTCAAGATACCCTGTGGTAGAAGTACTGCGATCTACATCTGCCAGATCTGTAATTCCTCTATTTGACAAAATTTTCTCATTGTTTGGAATACCAGAAGAACTGAAAACGGATAATGGCCCACCATTCCAAAGTTTTGAATTCAGACAGTTTGCAGAACAACTAGGATTCAAACACCATAGAATCACACCATTATGGCCGAAGGCCAATGGAGAGGCTGAAAGATTTATGAGAACCCTAGGCAAAGCCATCAGAACAGCCCACATAGAATCCAAGAATTGGAAAcaggaaatgtttacatttctgAGGAACTACAGGGCAACATCCGATAGTACCACCAACCTATCTCCGGCAGAAAGTCTCTTAAACAGAAAAATGAGGACCAAACTACCACAGATGAAGGAAAAGAAGAAGAAACTGATTGATATCTTCAGCAAGGACAGACAggcaaaagaaaaaatgaaagtgtATGCTGACACGAGGAACAATGCGAAGGAATCTTACATCAAGGAAGGCGATACAGTGCTTGTGAAGACTCCAAAAGAAAACAAGCTATCAACACCGTTCAGTTCCAAACCGTACATAGTGAAGGAAAGAAACGGAAGTCAGATAACCGCAGAACGGGGAGGAAAAACCATAGTTCGAAATTCATCTCATTATAAGAAAATCAAAGTTGATCCTGACACACTGAAGGACCAAGAAGAAGGCAAAGATGAGCTGGAAGAAATCCAAATACCGAATACTCCGACTATCATTGAGCCCGACAAAGATCCTCTCCCATATGTTCGCAACAGACCAACACGCGCAGCCAAACAACCGAAGTACCTGAAAGACTACGTTCTCACTTGA